From a single Camarhynchus parvulus chromosome 20, STF_HiC, whole genome shotgun sequence genomic region:
- the GDAP1L1 gene encoding ganglioside-induced differentiation-associated protein 1-like 1, with protein MATPNNVTPTNCSWWPISALENSAGKSTEGEENHDPTDPALKSQDRLVLYHWTQSFSSQKVRLVIAEKGLPCEERDVSMPLMEHKEPWFMRLNLGEEVPVIIHRDNIISDYNQIIDYMEKNFTGENVPQLIPEPGSPLHSRVLQYRELLDSLPMDAYTHGCILHPELTTDSMIPKYATTEIRRHLANATTDLMKLDHEEEPQLSEPYLSKQKKLMAKILEHDNVNYLKKILGELGMVLDQIEAELEKRKLEYQGQKCELWLCGCVFTLADVLLGATLHRLKFLGLSKKYWEDGSRPNLQSFFDRIQKRFAFRKVLGDIHTTLLSAVVPNAFRLVKRKPPSFLGASFLMGSLGGMGYFAYWYLKKKYI; from the exons ATGGCGACTCCCAATAATGTTACTCCCACCAACTGCAGCTGGTGGCCCATCTCGGCGCTGGAGAACAGCGCGGGGAAATCCACggaaggggaggaaaatcaCGACCCGACGGACCCCGCTCTCAAATCCCAGGACAGATTGGTTTTGTACCACTGGACCCAGTCTTTCAGCTCACAAAAG GTGAGGCTGGTGATCGCAGAGAAGGGGCTGCCCTGCGAGGAGAGGGACGTCAGCATGCCCCTGATGGAGCACAAGGAGCCCTGGTTCATGCGGCTCAACCTGGGCGAGGAGGTGCCCGTCATCATCCACAGGGACAACATCATCAGCGACTACAACCAGATCATCGACTACATGGAGAAGAACTTCACCGGAG AGAACGTGCCGCAGCTGATCCCCGAGCCGGGCAGCCCGCTGCACTCGCGGGTGCTGCAGTACCGGGAGCTGCTGGACTCGCTGCCCATGGACGCCTACACCCACGGCTGCATCCTGCACCCCGAGCTCACCACCGACTCCATGATCCCAAAGTACGCCACCACTGAGATCCGCA GACATTTAGCTAATGCCACCACGGATCTGATGAAGCTGGACCATGAAGAGGAGCCACAGCTCTCTGAGCCTTACCTCTCCAAGCAGAAGAAGCTCATG GCCAAGATCCTGGAGCACGATAATGTGAACTACTTGAAGAAGATCCTTGGAGAGCTCGGGATGGTGCTCGACCAGATtgaggctgagctggagaaaaggaaattggAGTACCAAG GGCAGAAGTGTGAACTTTGGCTCTGTGGATGCGTCTTTACTTTGGCCGATGTCCTGTTAGGAGCCACCCTGCACCGCCTCAAGTTTCTGGGACTCTCTAAGAAATACTGGGAGGATGGCAGCAGACCCAACCTACAGTCCTTCTTTGACAGGATACAGAAACGCTTCGCCTTCAGGAAAGTTTTGGGAGACATCCACACCACGCTCCTCTCTGCAGTGGTACCCAATGCCTTCAGGCTGGTCAAGCGGAAACCTCCCTCCTTCCTTGGAGCCTCCTTCCTGATGGGATCTCTGGGGGGAATGGGATATTTTGCTTATTGgtacttaaagaaaaaatacatctaG